A genomic segment from Phragmites australis chromosome 6, lpPhrAust1.1, whole genome shotgun sequence encodes:
- the LOC133920348 gene encoding DNA-3-methyladenine glycosylase → MTTSGAPTPPRFKRSSLRKKQQLRSRRLAADAAGASASALARQPVPASPVTNAVPHIGRVVPREFFQVDALDLAPRLLGKLLRRDEVVLRITEVEAYRSNDSACHGRFGITARTAPVFGPGGHAYVYLCYGLHMMLNVVADKEGVGAAVLIRSCAPVSGLETIQQRRGQQTEKPVLLSGPGKVGQALGLSTDWSHHPLYTPGGLEVLDGPEPESILVGPRVGIEYASPEHVAAPWRFAVAGTSWISAPKNTLRPR, encoded by the exons ATGACCACCTCCGGCGCTCCCACGCCTCCACGCTTCAAGCGCTCATCCCTCAGGAAGAAGCAGCAGCTCCGCAGCCGCCGTCTCGCCGCCGATGCTGCGggggcgtcggcgtcggcgttgGCGAGACAACCAGTCCCAGCTTCGCCGGTGACAAACGCGGTGCCGCATATTGGGCGCGTAGTGCCGCGTGAATTCTTCCAGGTGGACGCGCTCGACCTCGCGCCCCGCCTCCTCGGCAAGCTCCTGCGCCGCGACGAAGTCGTCCTCCGCATCACCGAG GTGGAAGCCTACAGGTCAAATGATTCCGCATGCCACGGCCGGTTTGGCATCACGGCCAGGACCGCTCCAGTG TTTGGACCGGGAGGGCATGCATATGTGTATCTATGCTACGGACTCCACATGATGCTCAATGTTGTTGCAGACAAGGAGGGTGTTGGTGCTGCTGTTTTGATCCGGTCCTGTGCTCCAGTTAGCG GACTTGAGACAATTCAGCAGCGTCGAGGTCAACAAACAGAGAAACCAGTCCTACTTTCAGGGCCAGGAAAG GTTGGGCAAGCTCTGGGCCTTTCCACGGATTGGTCGCACCATCCTCTTTACACACCTG GCGGGTTGGAAGTACTGGACGGGCCAGAGCCGGAGAGCATATTGGTCGGTCCCCGTGTCGGCATCGAATACGCATCTCCCGAGCATGTCGCGGCGCCGTGGAGGTTCGCTGTTGCCGGCACGTCATGGATCAGCGCCCCAAAGAATACTCTCAGGCCACGCTGA
- the LOC133921107 gene encoding uncharacterized protein LOC133921107 has product MEAGFLSLSPELRDTLVKVAVFVLVQGLVYLILRDSSNVFSRDSRLRSLSFRSMRSMSVRRVLAPLSDVPVGTDEPATSPSLSSAASRRRATRED; this is encoded by the coding sequence ATGGAGGCGGGCTTCCTCTCGCTCTCGCCGGAGCTGCGCGACACGCTCGTCAAGGTCGCCGTGTTCGTGCTCGTCCAGGGGCTGGTCTACCTGATCCTCCGCGACTCGTCCAACGTCTTCTCCAGGGacagcaggctgaggtctctgAGCTTCCGGTCGATGCGATCCATGAGCGTGAGGCGCGTGCTGGCGCCGCTCTCCGACGTCCCCGTCGGCACCGACGAGCCCGCGACTTCCCCGTCGCTGTCCTCGGCGGCGTCGCGGCGCAGGGCTACCCGTGAGGATTGA
- the LOC133921106 gene encoding thioredoxin-like 3-1, chloroplastic isoform X1, producing the protein MALLAPSPRALCVLEAAAAASPHPHSSASCSTVASGAAGRGLWLWKGRGSGRRRGRGDGVRAEAYFWDVSKPVEMEEIDSMEKLDDALRWSIENKQPIVIDWPIVQISIAMIVKLRWMASWCRKCIYLKPRLEKIAGEYPGVRFYFVDVNKVPQSVVKRGNITKMPTIQLWKDGEWKEEVIGGHKAWLVMDEVREMIQKNK; encoded by the exons ATGGCGCTGCTTGCGCCGAGCCCGCGCGCGCTCTGCGTGctggaggccgcggcggcggcctcgcCGCACCCGCACTCCTCAGCCTCTTGCTCGACCGTCGCCAGCGGGGCGGCCGGGCGGGGCCTGTGGCTGTGGAAGGGCcgcgggagcgggaggaggaggggccgcGGGGACGGAGTCAGGGCGGAGGCCTACTTCTGGGACGTGTCGAAGCCGGTGGAGATGGAGGAGATCGACAGCATGGAGAAGCTCGACGACGCGCTCCGGTGGTCCATCGAGAACAAGCAGCCCATCGTCATCGACTG GCCAATAGTTCAGATCTCGATTGCCATGATAGTAAAACTGAGATG GATGGCTAGTTGGTGTCGGAAATGCATTTACCTGAAGCCCAGACTGGAGAAGATAGCAGGAGAATATCCAGG AGTCAGGTTTTACTTTGTTGATGTCAATAAAGTTCCACAAAGCGTGGTAAAAAGAGGGAATATAACT AAAATGCCCACTATTCAG TTATGGAAGGATGGGGAATGGAAAGAAGAAGTGATAGGAGGCCATAAAGCATGGCTTGTGATGGATGAGGTTAGAGAAATGATCCAGAAGAACAAGTGA
- the LOC133921104 gene encoding metal tolerance protein 3-like has protein sequence MEGDDRRAPLLGTGAGGRSPSLRRRDSARSLRSSFLSRLPDKVRAGLDPERPAGVDLARARGLTQGEREYYDKQFATLRTFEEVEALCMPDEFESDLEAFEDKEQKQSEFAMKISNYANIVLLVFKVYATVRTGSMAIAASTLDSLLDFMAGGILWFTHLSMKSVNIYMYPIGKLRVQPVGIIIFAAIMATLGFQVLVQAVEQLVGNKPGEKMTMEQLIWLYSIMLSATAVKLALWLYCRSSGNSIVRAFAKDHYFDVVTNIVGLVAAVLGDKFLWWIDPAGAVLLAVYTIVNWSKTVLENAATLVGQCAPPEMLQMLTYLAMKHDARVKRVDTVRAYSFGALYFVEVDIELSEDMWLREAHTIGESLQEKIEKLPEVERAFVHVDFESTHKPEHKVRSRLPTTDP, from the exons ATGGAGGGCGACGACCGGAGGGCCCCTCTGCTGGGcaccggggccggcggacgctCCCCGTCTCTGCGGCGCCGTGACTCGGCGCGGTCGCTGCGCAGCAGCTTCCTGTCGCGGCTGCCTGACAAGGTGCGCGCGGGGCTTGACCCCGAGCGCCCCGCCGGCGTCGACCTCGCCCGCGCCAGAGGTCTCACCCAAG GCGAGAGAGAGTACTACGATAAGCAGTTCGCGACCCTGAGAACCttcgaggaggtggaggcgctCTGCATGCCCGACGAATTCGAATCGGATCTTGAGGCCTTCGAGGACAAGGAGCAGAAGCAGAGCGAGTTCGCCATGAAGATATCAAACTATGCCAATATCGTTCTACTCGTTTTCAAG GTGTATGCTACGGTCAGGACGGGGTCCATGGCGATTGCAGCGTCAACGCTTGACTCGTTGCTGGATTTCATGGCCGGCGGCATCCTTTGGTTCACCCATCTTTCGATGAAGAGCGTGAACATTTACATGTACCCAATTGGGAAGTTGCGTGTTCAGCCGGTTGGGATCATCATCTTCGCCGCTATCATGGCAACTCTAG GTTTTCAGGTCTTGGTCCAAGCTGTTGAGCAACTGGTGGGGAATAAACCTGGCGAGAAGATGACAATGGAGCAGCTGATTTGGTTATACTCCATCATGCTTTCAGCAACTGCTGTGAAACTTGCTCTCTGGCTGTACTGCAGGAGTTCAGGAAATAGCATTGTCCGGGCTTTTGCAAAG GACCACTATTTTGATGTGGTAACCAATATTGTCGGTCTGGTGGCTGCTGTTCTTGGGGACAAATTCTTATGGTGGATTGACCCCGCAGGGGCTGTACTGCTTGCGGTATATACCATTGTGAATTGGTCCAAAACTGTGTTAGAAAATGCAG CTACCCTTGTGGGCCAATGTGCCCCTCCAGAGATGCTGCAAATGCTGACGTACCTCGCCATGAAGCACGACGCACGAGTGAAGCGGGTTGACACTGTTAGAGCTTACAGCTTTGGGGCTCTCTACTTTGTCGAG GTTGACATCGAACTCTCAGAGGACATGTGGTTAAGAGAGGCGCACACCATCGGTGAATCGCTGCAGGAGAAGATTGAGAAGCTGCCAGAAGTCGAGCGGGCGTTTGTTCATGTGGATTTTGAGAGCACTCATAAGCCGGAGCACAAAGTCAGGAGCAGGCTGCCGACAACTGATCCTTGA
- the LOC133921106 gene encoding thioredoxin-like 3-1, chloroplastic isoform X2: MALLAPSPRALCVLEAAAAASPHPHSSASCSTVASGAAGRGLWLWKGRGSGRRRGRGDGVRAEAYFWDVSKPVEMEEIDSMEKLDDALRWSIENKQPIVIDWMASWCRKCIYLKPRLEKIAGEYPGVRFYFVDVNKVPQSVVKRGNITKMPTIQLWKDGEWKEEVIGGHKAWLVMDEVREMIQKNK; encoded by the exons ATGGCGCTGCTTGCGCCGAGCCCGCGCGCGCTCTGCGTGctggaggccgcggcggcggcctcgcCGCACCCGCACTCCTCAGCCTCTTGCTCGACCGTCGCCAGCGGGGCGGCCGGGCGGGGCCTGTGGCTGTGGAAGGGCcgcgggagcgggaggaggaggggccgcGGGGACGGAGTCAGGGCGGAGGCCTACTTCTGGGACGTGTCGAAGCCGGTGGAGATGGAGGAGATCGACAGCATGGAGAAGCTCGACGACGCGCTCCGGTGGTCCATCGAGAACAAGCAGCCCATCGTCATCGACTG GATGGCTAGTTGGTGTCGGAAATGCATTTACCTGAAGCCCAGACTGGAGAAGATAGCAGGAGAATATCCAGG AGTCAGGTTTTACTTTGTTGATGTCAATAAAGTTCCACAAAGCGTGGTAAAAAGAGGGAATATAACT AAAATGCCCACTATTCAG TTATGGAAGGATGGGGAATGGAAAGAAGAAGTGATAGGAGGCCATAAAGCATGGCTTGTGATGGATGAGGTTAGAGAAATGATCCAGAAGAACAAGTGA